A genomic region of Methanosarcina thermophila TM-1 contains the following coding sequences:
- a CDS encoding glycosyltransferase family 4 protein, giving the protein MEKHFIIIAGEEAGPKSNKMGGIWNVINGEAQTLATLLSSDKLDTKDDKEILIAGPYYGHRGADWNRGLNRITNMKELDPLNPHEELQKTLEALENSGIKVFTGSKLVGDTKIGYLQFQTSDFGKMRSMYMGNEMTLESKVKAEAYNYFGLNSLRYESMPNGPEYTHYLCLSYAISEFVRLLISTTSENYKVSNTVSAQGFIPCPGVSLHCHEFGVFYALARLKRLGVPVNTVATLHATLPGRTAGYKSIQKRRNNDSTWPSGVPENLSALEALAPYADTVTAVGESTRQELRLFYGINSIVIRNGITIETDKIDWDRKESSLERIRKFLSENLYKYHGGERINPEKIIPIFTISRLEVENKGYPDLLDSLVALEHIIKNSILEGHMEEGIKVICLLVTAEGQKTNLPLGFPVNLPKEILVGNELRIQQMIEERGLDFSKMVMGKRSVAALLYPQILSSSDGGLGMEVGEFMAGCCAGIFPSRYDPFLLTGLEAGKEGTPCVVSRVCGFSDAIKTIESLKEVLGGVIVVDNIDLPYYEAVLDYALAVSYFIKNFIDDRVKYKLLCREAFLLAKDMDWRAPTEQYYELISGARFCKQENAADRR; this is encoded by the coding sequence TTGGAGAAGCACTTTATCATAATTGCCGGGGAAGAAGCCGGCCCAAAATCAAATAAGATGGGTGGAATCTGGAATGTTATAAATGGGGAAGCACAAACTCTGGCAACTCTTTTAAGTTCCGATAAACTGGATACAAAGGATGACAAAGAAATACTTATTGCGGGACCTTATTACGGGCACAGGGGTGCAGATTGGAATCGGGGACTAAATCGGATTACAAATATGAAGGAACTTGACCCTCTCAATCCTCACGAAGAACTCCAGAAAACCCTTGAAGCTCTTGAGAACTCAGGCATCAAAGTGTTTACAGGAAGCAAATTGGTAGGAGATACGAAGATAGGCTATTTGCAATTCCAAACCTCAGACTTTGGGAAAATGCGCTCAATGTATATGGGAAATGAAATGACACTTGAAAGCAAGGTTAAAGCTGAAGCCTACAATTACTTCGGGCTCAATTCCCTGAGATATGAGAGCATGCCAAACGGGCCTGAATATACTCATTATCTTTGTCTTTCCTATGCGATTTCCGAGTTTGTCAGGCTTCTTATAAGTACAACTTCAGAAAATTACAAAGTCTCCAACACAGTTTCAGCTCAGGGTTTTATTCCCTGCCCTGGGGTGTCCCTGCACTGCCATGAATTCGGAGTGTTCTATGCGCTAGCCAGGCTGAAAAGGCTCGGAGTCCCGGTAAATACGGTTGCAACCCTGCATGCGACCCTGCCCGGAAGGACTGCTGGGTATAAATCCATACAGAAAAGAAGGAATAATGACAGCACATGGCCTTCAGGCGTGCCTGAAAACCTGTCTGCCCTTGAAGCTCTTGCACCATACGCCGATACAGTTACTGCAGTTGGGGAGTCAACCAGGCAGGAACTCAGGCTTTTTTACGGAATTAACAGTATTGTGATACGAAACGGGATAACCATAGAAACCGATAAGATAGACTGGGATAGAAAAGAAAGCTCCCTTGAACGCATCAGGAAGTTTCTTTCCGAAAACCTGTACAAATATCACGGAGGGGAAAGGATAAACCCTGAAAAGATAATCCCGATTTTCACGATCTCCCGTCTGGAAGTAGAAAATAAGGGTTACCCTGATCTTCTTGACTCTCTTGTCGCTCTTGAGCATATAATAAAGAACAGCATTCTCGAAGGGCATATGGAGGAAGGAATAAAGGTAATCTGTTTACTTGTTACAGCAGAAGGACAAAAGACAAACCTTCCTTTAGGATTTCCTGTGAACCTGCCAAAAGAGATACTTGTAGGAAACGAGCTGAGGATTCAGCAGATGATCGAGGAAAGAGGACTGGATTTTTCGAAAATGGTCATGGGAAAGCGCTCGGTTGCAGCGCTTCTCTATCCCCAGATCCTTTCTAGCTCGGACGGAGGGCTGGGTATGGAAGTAGGGGAGTTTATGGCAGGCTGTTGCGCAGGCATTTTTCCCTCTCGCTACGATCCCTTCCTGCTCACAGGGCTTGAGGCTGGAAAAGAAGGAACCCCATGCGTGGTCAGCCGGGTTTGCGGCTTCAGTGACGCCATAAAGACAATAGAATCCCTTAAAGAAGTTCTTGGGGGAGTAATAGTTGTAGACAACATCGATCTTCCCTATTACGAAGCAGTTCTTGACTATGCCCTGGCAGTCAGCTACTTTATTAAGAATTTCATAGATGATAGGGTAAAGTATAAACTTCTCTGCAGAGAAGCTTTTCTTCTTGCAAAAGATATGGACTGGAGAGCTCCTACTGAACAGTATTATGAACTTATAAGCGGCGCTCGCTTCTGCAAGCAGGAAAATGCTGCTGACAGGAGATAA